The following coding sequences lie in one Halorarum halophilum genomic window:
- a CDS encoding DUF4013 domain-containing protein produces the protein MQIPADFLQAGTTLRQFASTLAQDVRSIPNIGPTLLLGGLLWGYAVWLVIPSFLVMGFFVRILRYVPPSAPGEDVTPHPSDTPRFDRWVALVFDGVRAYVIWTVYILVAFAGYLSIFESESSSALLLAIFSSLLGNVSFLLQLYTALDIGISAPGQVTAGVLVDPALLGLLFAMYVGPAALLNFAARGTLSDGFSFSDLSPILRSLTYARNWIVFVLTWFVGTLVLLMPSQLVASVLVPVDVPILVEAVRESLELLRGFLSFAIFLVGYAALGRVSVPPRDKFSLGDHLHSRLDSEVVTFVSQNIRSGQTILVAVLLGAFWSVPSVVLLMGYVAGLVRANDSSTNTTIPSFGPLWGLIADGVRAIGLWVVYGLPPLLFLFIWNSQNSWPHAVVGNVLTGVPAFVVGSWYLARNIYNLLIAVWPAWLSRTPIDPFLALIAFATLSLLATYLYPAALVLVARTRDLRRGFSPHHLADAAGTLRYARAWLRAIVSLALGTMLLLAWNYWRERPERSEIHDTMSIIQVGEFSLINVPTEVGIMSSLVLLLVATGNVLLLLWAYYGVAMAIPGSRDPE, from the coding sequence GTGCAGATTCCAGCCGATTTCTTGCAGGCAGGCACTACCCTCCGGCAGTTCGCCTCGACTCTTGCTCAAGACGTCCGTTCGATACCGAACATCGGACCGACTCTTCTCCTCGGCGGACTGCTCTGGGGCTACGCAGTCTGGCTGGTCATACCGAGCTTCTTGGTGATGGGCTTTTTCGTCCGGATTCTCAGATACGTTCCACCCTCCGCTCCCGGAGAGGACGTCACGCCGCACCCTTCGGACACGCCCAGATTCGACCGTTGGGTCGCATTGGTATTCGACGGTGTCCGAGCTTATGTAATCTGGACTGTATACATTCTCGTCGCGTTTGCAGGGTACCTCTCCATCTTCGAGTCGGAAAGTAGCAGCGCTCTCCTCCTCGCGATCTTCAGTTCGCTACTCGGGAATGTCTCGTTTCTCCTGCAACTGTACACTGCCCTCGACATCGGGATCTCCGCACCGGGGCAGGTTACAGCCGGCGTGCTGGTCGACCCGGCCCTCCTCGGGTTACTGTTCGCCATGTATGTGGGTCCAGCCGCCCTGTTGAATTTCGCTGCCCGTGGAACACTCTCGGACGGCTTTTCGTTCTCTGACCTCAGTCCGATTCTCCGAAGCCTGACCTACGCCCGGAACTGGATCGTATTCGTCCTCACATGGTTCGTGGGGACGCTCGTTCTACTCATGCCATCACAACTGGTCGCCTCTGTCCTCGTTCCAGTCGACGTTCCCATCCTCGTCGAGGCTGTTCGAGAGTCGCTTGAACTGCTCCGGGGCTTCCTGAGCTTCGCCATCTTCCTGGTGGGATACGCCGCGCTCGGCCGCGTTTCTGTCCCGCCACGGGACAAATTCTCGCTCGGGGACCACCTCCACTCGCGGCTAGACTCTGAGGTAGTCACGTTCGTCAGTCAGAACATCCGCTCCGGGCAAACCATCCTCGTCGCCGTCCTGCTCGGCGCATTCTGGTCGGTCCCGTCCGTCGTCCTGCTGATGGGCTACGTGGCCGGACTCGTCCGCGCTAACGACTCGTCGACGAACACCACCATCCCATCGTTCGGCCCGCTGTGGGGACTCATCGCCGACGGGGTGCGAGCTATCGGGCTCTGGGTCGTGTATGGACTCCCCCCACTACTGTTCCTCTTTATCTGGAATAGTCAGAACTCGTGGCCGCACGCGGTGGTCGGTAATGTATTGACGGGAGTGCCAGCATTCGTCGTCGGATCGTGGTATCTCGCTCGTAATATCTACAACCTCTTGATCGCCGTCTGGCCGGCTTGGCTTTCGAGGACACCGATAGACCCGTTCCTCGCCCTCATCGCCTTCGCTACCCTCTCGCTCCTCGCGACGTACCTGTATCCTGCTGCGCTGGTTCTCGTCGCACGTACGCGCGACCTTCGTCGTGGATTCTCCCCACATCACCTCGCCGACGCCGCAGGAACGCTGAGGTATGCTCGCGCGTGGCTTCGAGCGATCGTGTCCCTCGCGCTCGGCACCATGTTGCTTCTGGCGTGGAACTACTGGCGAGAACGACCGGAACGCTCGGAGATTCACGATACGATGTCGATTATTCAGGTTGGCGAATTTTCGCTTATCAACGTCCCCACTGAAGTCGGTATTATGAGCAGTCTCGTCCTGCTCCTCGTCGCAACTGGGAACGTTCTTCTCCTGCTTTGGGCGTATTACGGGGTTGCAATGGCGATACCCGGGTCTCGAGATCCCGAGTGA